A region from the Lycium barbarum isolate Lr01 chromosome 8, ASM1917538v2, whole genome shotgun sequence genome encodes:
- the LOC132604944 gene encoding large ribosomal subunit protein eL14y-like: MVRSQMNFKRLSLTDIKIDIKRIPKKKTLIADMEAADVKGKWESSFWGRKLIVQKRRASLNDFDRFKLMLAKIKMRLHL, from the exons ATGGTGAGGAGCCAGATGAACTTCAAGAGGCTTTCACTTACAGATATCAAAATCGACATCAAAAGGATTCCAAAGAAGAAGACCCTGATTGCTGATATGGAGGCTGCCG ATGTGAAGGGCAAGTGGGAATCCAGTTTCTGGGGAAGGAAGTTGATAGTGCAGAAGAGGAGGGCCTCACTTAACGATTTTGACAGGTTTAAGCTCATGTTGGCAAAGATCAAGATGCGATTGCATTTGTAA
- the LOC132605722 gene encoding large ribosomal subunit protein eL14z, which translates to MPFKRFVEIGRVALVNYGKDYGKLVVIVDVIDQNRALVDAPDMVRSQMNFKRLSLTDIKIDIKRIPKKKTLIAAMEAADVKGKWESSSWGRKLIVQKRRASLNDFDRFKLMLAKIKRAGVVRQELAKLKKEVAA; encoded by the exons CCGTTCAAGAGGTTTGTGGAGATAGGAAGAGTTGCACTCGTTAATTACGGGAAGGACTATGGAAAGCTCGTCGTCATCGTTGATGTTATTGACCAAAATAGG GCTCTTGTTGATGCTCCTGACATGGTGAGGAGCCAGATGAACTTCAAGAGGCTTTCACTCACAGATATCAAAATTGACATCAAAAGGATTCCAAAGAAGAAGACCCTGATTGCCGCGATGGAGGCTGCCG ATGTGAAGGGCAAGTGGGAGTCCAGTTCCTGGGGAAGGAAGTTGATCGTGCAGAAGAGGAGGGCCTCACTTAACGACTTTGACAGGTTTAAGCTTATGTTGGCAAAGATCAAG AGGGCTGGTGTGGTGAGACAGGAGCTTGCAAAGCTTAAAAAGGAAGTAGCAGCTTAG